The sequence below is a genomic window from Humulus lupulus chromosome 3, drHumLupu1.1, whole genome shotgun sequence.
gtcacaagctacaaatatatccacataataatgtggtctcaacaatttatcacagttatttacatttatgccctcaatgggccaaaattacgaatatgcccttctaacctaatcagggcctatatgcatactaatacacatagtcatgcatcacagatatccaaataatcatataacatgcttttaataatttaaatcacatataatccagttattccctcccgacacactaatcaaggcccttaagccttattagtaaatttgggttgttacaggtAGGGTATTATTGACGATTTATGGAGGGATTTTCCATGATTGCGTCATCACTGATAGAGTTAATATgcaagaattagaagtttgtattgtcagacaagtgtgaagatagCTTCCCGAAGCTCAAGTAGAGTTTGATCATCGCTCtggttttgagccttcctacagatcgggacaagtttgtagtttattgtgacgccttgggatagggtctgggttgtgtacttatgcagatagggaaggtgattgcctatgcatcacatcagttgaaggaatatgagcagaggtaccctacACATGACTTAGAGCTTGCAGCagtagtttttgcactgaaggtgtggcggcattacttgtatggtgagaagtgtgagatatacactgatcacaagagtttaaaatactttttCACCCAGAAGGGTCTGAACAcgaggcaaagacgttggttggaactagtaaaggattatgattgtgagatcctctatcactgTGGTAGCAGAtaccttaagccggaagggtccgagatAGTTATATAGTGTTAGGCAGATATCAAGGAAATCGATTGATGATATGATAAGTATAAgaattgagttagtagtgggtcagctagccaatatcatcctacagtctactcttttggagaggatcaaggaTAAGCAATTAGATGACCCACAGTTGGTGtagattagaggggacgtcctagctggaatagctaaggattatacagtttcaagcatgggcttgttgagatacaaggatcagatttgcGTTCTGATGGACACCGGGatgagacgagagattctggatgaatctcatactaccccttattctctacatctgggcaccacaaagatgtaccaagatttgagagttcTATATTGGTGtcctaggatgaagagggatgtgactgagtatgtggcaaggtgcctgacctgtcagcaggtcaaggctgagcatcagaggccggcatgGCTGATACATCCTCTGGatattctagagtggaagtgggaagacatcatgatggattttgtggtaggattgcctaggacagtgggccagcatgattctatttgggtcatcatggatcggtatacgaaatcagctcattttctactagtAAGGATGAATTACActattgaccagtatgcagatctctatgtgagagagatagttcaccttcatgggactccgaggtctatcgtgtctgatagggaccctatctttacttccaagttttggggaagtttgtagagggcgatgggtacacaactgaagtttagtacatGTTGAgaggtcagtctgagaggactatccagatattggaagacatgttgagagcatgtgtgttggactttaaAGGGTCCTTGAGTAGATATTTGcccctgatagagttttcctataacaacagctactagtctaccattggggtggcaccttatgagatgttgtatggtaggaagtgcagatttcccattcactaggatgagatgggtgagaagaaatatttgggtcctgatgcagttcagaggaccactaaggctatcgagaagattagagctcggatgcttgcgtctcagagtagacaaaagagctatTCAGACCCAAGACACAAGAACATAGAGTTTCAAGTGGGagattatgtcttccttagggtttcacctctgagaagGGTGAGGAGGttcaggaagaagggcaagctgagccctaggtttgtgggaccgtttgagatcctggagaggaatgggcaggtggcctataggctggccttaccccctgcactgtttagtgtgcataatgtattccatatttccatgctgaggaagtatgtgtcagatggaactcatgtatcgagttatgaggatctggaattggaggcagacttgtcctatgaagagcagccagttcagattttagacaggaaggacaaggtcatgAGGagcaagactatacctttagttaaggtattatggaggaacattaaattcaaggaagcgacctgggagctagaggcagatatgcagactcagtatcccgagctgttcaggtcaaatttcgaggacaaaatttctgtaaggaggggatagttgtaacgtcccaaaattacctaataaggcttagggccttgattagggggccaggattgaaatatatggaattatatgtttatttgatatattcgattgtgattatgtgagttatgtgataatataactagtggtgcatgtttaggggtattaaatatgcatgtgggcccgtttttgttattagaagggcaactttcgtaatttggtTTGTTATgggaaaaattatatatatatgtgcatatatgtgatatatgtgtaagaccacattattatgtgggtttatttgagttactcggcacgagatgatcctagggagcaagttagtgggaaagtcacaacgggacccaatacctaactcgggcgagtcaaggggtattttgggtatttggtatttaattgggttatcgggtaatgggaatgaataattggggatatatttggagttagtgagtttaggagagaatactggggaattcggccattttgccctcagggacgtttttggtaccctgagcctcaggATTAGCTTAAGTGAAATTTAAGCCTTATGAAACATAAAGAAACGAACAAAGACCCTCCCTGAACCGACTCACTCTTTCTCCTCACTTTTTTTCTCTCTAAAGTTTCACTAAGCTAGTCTTTGAAGAATTAAGAAGGATTTTGGCTAGAaaccaaagaattgaaggcttgggattAGGATTTGGATAGATTGTGGCTAGGGGATCATCATTCATAGCTAAGGTAACAATCTAATCATTGTGTTTAACTGATTTATGTAAGAATTTGCAGCtgttttgaggtgttcttgaaccttctagctcaagaattgaaattggtgttttgatgagtttagtAACTAGATTTTTGCTGGGTTTTTCTGTTAGGAAGATGCTAGAACAGTTGTGGTGATTGAATTAttgttttggggtgaaattgagATAGTTTAGGTTGGATTTGGTTgttgaaaattgaagaaaatctgggttcgcagggccaagtcgcgactttgtTCTTGAGGGGCCGTGACTCAACTAAACCCAGGGCCCAGGGAggcctctgtctgggaggcgTGCTGCGACCCTCTTGGGCAGGTTGCAGCCCGCATCCCTTTGGCAGAGGGAGAGGGCCTCGGGGTagaggggcgcaccgcgaccctcaagatcaagtcgcggcccgcttgagcagttttggccttggggagtttTTAATAACaagaaccttttccttagggcttgggatcgattccactacccggtttagtggaattcaaggCCCCAGAGGCTAGGGCTCGGTTCAGAAGcttttattttctcattattgatggaatcctatattatggttgtgactaggttattgctaggggcttggaaccaGGATTGTACTGGAGGGTTgtccttattttacgctatacttggacctgaggtaagaaaactgcacccaatacatgttaatgtgatcagggcttggcctgaatgttatcaattattataattagggcttgggcccctgagaacgtttatgtttaagctattgtttcaTATGTTGATTGATCCTTCTTGAATATTCTGtacctgcttaagtgtttcatgtttgttgCATGGATTCTGTGGTTAGGGCCCGAGGCCCTGTTAAATAGGTATGATTGGTATTATGAGTACGGTTActtgatggtgttatgtgattaacatgcatgcgtactagttttgttgggatatgcctattcatatCTGATTCTGATTTGAAGTTTGAATACCTGGATCatggcttgacttattagtcaaggatggaaaaAGCACACTGCGAgatggtcgaaaggcttaggcctaaatcaacaatgtactattacgttggccgaccctatggtcgttgaaaaaccaaaggtgttgggctaACTCTatagctagttactcagagctaagggtgagggccctaggtgactcgatggtcacatagctagggcataggccccgggGTTAGCTCTACGATCAATTTttcagggcagcggccccaagttggtccaatgaccatttgtttgtaactgaataactatatgtgtaggttattattgctggACATGCTAGAAAAGTGTCTGAAAATCtgtattttctgtttatgcacatgtagagttttcttgctgagccttagctcacgagtgctttgtggtgcaagtaaggggaagggaaagcttgaccagccatgagttggagagcttcggtggtggcgtgtacatatgcggctgcttgatcaccacgaccgaggatatctcagaggaactagggttgtagccctatttttgctgcttaggtcgggtGGATGTAATTTTTGATATACCTACACTTCTTTATgaatttggttgtaatattttggaatTCCAcaaatgtatgaaactttttgaATTAAACTCAACGattcatttgattttttttttaaccctAGCCCTTTTCATTAACCATAGTTGCACGTTTTAAGCTAATTGACCtgattagcaagtttgacacaatttaaagtacacagtgtaacggtcctggattaggaggacgttacagatTCCCAAGGCAACCTGGGCAAAGGTATGGCCTTTATGTTATGACTTATAATGAAGGGTGGAAGGAACATCCTAATCTTCGATATGGGAATTAACAACAAACCATACCTACTAGACCACTAGGGTTTTCTTACCAACAAAGGTCTCAACAAGCCTATGCACCTTATCCTTAATGACCCCTATCTCACAAGCTTAGGATCCATCAATGGCAGATATGCTAAAAATGTTAGTGGCCTCCAATATACAGACTCAAGTAATTCTTCAAAGCACTCAAGCGTCCTTGAAAAATCTAGAGAATACTATGGGTCAAATAGCCACTTCATTAAGTCAAAGTGAGCCACAGAATCAAGGAATGTTACTTTCACAACCTGTTAGGAATCCAAGGGAAAACGCTAATGCCATCATATTAAGAGATGATGAGACTTATGATCCTCCTACTATTCCATCAAGTTCAAATGATGCGTCATTGCCTCCTACTCAACCCGCCCAACAAGACAAAGATGAAACCCCAAACACAACACCCAAACCTAAACCAACTATTCCCACTTATGTCACTACCCCTCCATTTCCTAGTTGtttgagaaagaaaagaaagatgaagctaaataggaaatactatggacTTTTCGCAAGGTTGAGGTAAACATTCATTTACTTGATGTCATTAAATAAGTACCTCGACATGCAAAGATTTTAAAGGAGTTATGTACCAATAAGAGGAAGCTAAAAAGGAATGAAAATGTGAGTGTGGGGGAAAATGTTTCAGTGGTACTGCAAAAGAagcttccaccaaagtgtaaggatcctggAACCTTCACTATTCCTTGCACTATTAGAAGTAAAAGGATTGAAAGATGTATGTTAGATTTGGGTGCTTCAATCAACGTAATGCCTTACTCTATTTATACCTCTTTGAATTTGGGACCACTTGAAGAAACAAGAGTGGTCATTCAATTAGCAGATTGTTCTAATGCCTATCCAAGGGGAGTAGTAGAGGATGTATTGGTTAAAGTAAATGAATTAGTACTTCCTGTGGATTTCTTCATTCTAGATATGGAAGATGACCCAGTTCCATGCTCTACACCAATTTTATTGGAAGTTCCATTTTTAAAGATAGCTAGAACCAAGATAGATGTTCATGAGGGCACTTTGAATATGGATTTTGATGGTGAAGTGattcactttaatatttttgaggctatgagATTTCCAAGTGATGTTCATTCAATTTCTTCAATTGATATTTTGGATTCATTGTCGCAAAGAATTCTTGATTTACATGGAGAGGATGAGTTAGATGTTGTTTTGAGGGAACCAATAGACTTAAATAAATAGGATGTCACTACTGAAGTAAAGGAGATGGTGGCTGCACTTAATAGTGGTGGAGAGGTTTCTAAAGAGGTACCATTCTTAGAGTTGTTTATTTCTCATGAGCAACTTCAACCATCTGTTAAATCACAACCCAAGATTGAATTAAAACCACTACCAGAGCATCTTAAATTTGTTTATTTGGGTGAGGAATAGACATTACCAGTCATTATCACCACACACCTTACCCAAGTAAAAGAGGATTGTTTGATAAGGTTACTTTGGGAATTTAAAAGAGCCATAAGGTGGACCATAGCAAATATCAAGGGAATAAGCTCAACTATGTGTATGCACCATATTCTCCTTGAAAATGGGTCAAAGCCTTCTAGAGAAGCTCTATGAATGTTAAATCCACCTATGATGGAAGTAGTTAAAAAAGAGATATTGAAGCTCTTAAATATGGGTGTGATCTACCCTATTTTAGATAGCAAGTGAGTGAGTTCAGTTCAAGTAGTTTCTAAGAAATCAAGCAATATTGTGGTAAAGAATGATGAGGATGAGTTAGTGCCTACTAGAGTCCAAACAGGTTGgtgagtttgtattgattatagaaagttgaaCATTGCAATTCGAAAAGACCACTTCCCTTTGCCATTCATCAATCAAATCCTTGAAAGATTAGCGGGACACTCTTACTACTGCTTTCttgatggttatttaggttataaTTAGATTGTTATTGCTCctgaagaccaagagaagaccacATTTACATGCCCATTTGGCAGCTTTGCTTTTTCTCGAATGccatttggattatgcaatgctccCGCCACTTTTCAGCGATGTATGCTTAGTATTCTTAGACTACATAGTGAACATCATAGAaatgtttatggatgattttagtgTCTATGGTGATTCTTTTAATAAGTGCCTCAACAACGTAACTCTAGTTCTTAAATGATGTATTGACATTAATCTTGTTTTGAATTGGGAGAAGTGTCACTTTTTGGTGCAACAAGGTATTGTGTTGGGGCATGTTATGTCAGAAAAAAGGATTGTAGTGGACAAAGACAAAATTGATTTCATTCATTCTCTTCCACCACCATCAAGTGTAAAAGAAATAAGATCATTTCTTGTTCATGCAGGATTCTATAGGCGGTTTATAAAGgatttctcaaagattgcttTCCCATTATGCAATCTTCTTCAAAATGATGTGGCCTTTGAATTTAATGATAAATGTTTGTTTGCATTCAACAAATTGAAGGAATCCTTGACATCAACACCTATTATTCAGCCACTGAATTGGGAGTTACCATTTGAAATAATGTgacgctagtgattatgcagtaggagTGGTCCTTGGGTAAAGAGTTGGTCAAGTCTACCATCCACAACCAAATGGCCAACCTGAGGTATCAAATAGAGAGGTCAAGTCTATCCTTGAAAAGATGGTGAATCCAACTAGAAAGGATTTGAGTGTAAGACTAGATGATGCTCTATGGGCATATCGCACGACATACAAAACACCACTAGCTATGTCACCGTATCAGTTGGTGTATGAAAAGCCTTGTCATTTACTGGTTGAACTAGAGCATAAAGTTTGGGGGGCTGTGAAAAAGTGTAACATGGAGATGAATAATGCAGGCCAACAAAGAATGATGCAATTACAAGAGCTGGAGGAAATTCGTAATGATGCTTATGAGAGCTCTAAGATTTAGAAAGAAAAGACGAAGGCCTTACATGATCAAAATAGAATTATTCGAAAGACATTTGACGCGGGACAAAAAGGATTATTGTATCATTTTCGCCTTAAACTCATTCCGAGTATGTTGAAATCCAGATGGGTTGGACCTTTCATAGTGGTACACCATTATCCTCATGGAGCGGTGGAAATTACAAGTCCATCAACGGGAAAAATACTCAAGGTTAATGGTTAGAGAATGAAGCACATTGTTATGAGTCTATCGAGGAGGAACAAGCTACTGTGATTCACCTCTTCGATCTGGAATATGTTGATGATGTATGAAAATGTTTTATGTCGAGCTAGCGATGTTAAACTTAACAAagtttatgtattttatttttatttttttagacattttcttttaatttatttttccatgtaattttttctttttgaacttagttttaattttttttttatgtatttaagatctgtgaaaatcgtgaaaaacaAAATTTGGGCCAAATACCCAGTGACTGCAGCCAGCCATATTCTAGGTTGCAGTCTAGAGAACAGAGAGAAGCGGTTGCGACCACCAATAACCCTAGGCCGCGACCACTTTACGATTTCAGCACTCCTCATTTTAAACCCCCAAGTCATTTTCCACACTTCCCATAAAAAAAGCCTCGAATACCGAAAACACTCCCATTTTCACCATATTCCATCATTTCAAACCCATTTTCACTCAAATTCTTCTCCAAAATCATTGCAATTCCAACCCTTAATCTCTATTTTCTCCCATTTTCACCTATTCTCACTAAAATCTCTATAATCTATAAAATTTCCCCTTTCAAAACCTAAAACCCCATAATTCTGAATTTGACAATTGAGATTCTCCAAGTAGTGCAAGGCAATTCATTGGCACaatcaagcttccaagaatctttATCGTCTACTACAAGTAAGTTCCTTTTCTACATTGTCTGATTCATGGATTTTTTATGATTCAAGAGAAAGAATTGAGGCATTTTGGATTTCAAGATTTTTTGTGGATGAATTGCTTATCTAATGTGATCAATGGCTTGGATTGAGTGTTTATGTTATTGTATTGGTGATAATATGAATTTTGGGGAGATTGGATCACTAGAACAATATTTTCAACTTTTGGTTTAGCTTATGCCTACCAAGTATTTGAA
It includes:
- the LOC133825473 gene encoding uncharacterized protein LOC133825473, producing MGQIATSLSQSEPQNQGMLLSQPVRNPRENANAIILRDDETYDPPTIPSSSNDASLPPTQPAQQDKDETPNTTPKPKPTIPTYVTTPPFPSCLRKKRKMKLNRKYYGLFARLRNENVSVGENVSVVLQKKLPPKCKDPGTFTIPCTIRSKRIERCMLDLGASINVMPYSIYTSLNLGPLEETRVVIQLADCSNAYPRGVVEDVLVKVNELVLPVDFFILDMEDDPVPCSTPILLEVPFLKIARTKIDVHEGTLNMDFDGEVIHFNIFEAMRFPSDVHSISSIDILDSLSQRILDLHGEDELDVVLREPIDLNK